A region of Clarias gariepinus isolate MV-2021 ecotype Netherlands chromosome 25, CGAR_prim_01v2, whole genome shotgun sequence DNA encodes the following proteins:
- the tnk2b gene encoding tyrosine kinase, non-receptor, 2b isoform X1 codes for MRRFAKLKKTFPFLAHFHVYKKLGSSMQSEEGTEWLLELLMEVQLQQYFLRIRDDLNVTRLSHFDYVKNEDLEKIGMGRPGQRRLWEAVKRKKAMCKRKSWMSKVFSAKRPDGDFQPQATSTFRKLSSTPPPADGQQQALTCLISEKELVLCEKLGDGSFGVVKRGEWVTPGGKVLNVAVKCLKTDVLNQPDALDDFIREVNAMHSLDHQNLIRLYGVVLTHPMKMVTELAPLCSLLDRLRKTQGHFLISTLCQYAIQIANGMAYLETRRFIHRDLAARNILLASNELVKIGDFGLMRALPNNDDHYVMQEHRKVPFAWCAPESLKTRTFSHATDTWMFGVTLWEMCTYGQEPWLGLNGSQILHKIDKEGERLSKPGDCPQDIYNVMLQCWAPKPDDRPTFVALREFLVETLPTEMRALQDFDEPDKLHIQIDDVITIIEGRAENYWWRGQNKRTLKVGQFPRNAVTSVAGLSAHDISRPLKNSFIHTGHGDSNPHRCWGFPDRIDDLYLGNPMDPPDVLGLDLNAPRPTQLPGRAKKDPPPRPPQPALLIKKPNYDPVTDDEDLTSSGLRRLSLKKPNTKCLKLKPSAWVPATKLNDRSIYGHRTPGGGTPTEVSLIDFGEEMFSTTPSPVMGSQVLNLARLALEAENILDCTPPQSPSRTLPRPLHPTPVVDWDSRPLPPPPAYDDVAQDEDDIEVSSINSAEMRVPNEPGSPCAPSTPASRVEDDLFLPSNQSRSRTFSQSAEIFQELQQECMRRLNVPVGSVSPDPYRQIFLSACEDKPQVPPRIPIPPRPPKGDCSRWSRDLSPASCCEDEKERPPQIPPRDPLSQSLSRTPSPMNRTAHYLSTSPGKLMPTTQSFGSDPKYAAPKVIQAQGKDKEAAKGPCILPIVRDGKKVSNTHYYLLPERPTYLDRFDKFFKEAEEDERRPVNTATVRPMVQQQGETKSNLSCNNNSSVPARAAGIRNSLSLNKVSTEGSGCRAEGATNPDRVKQVQEAVHGVTMEECQKALQNHSWNVQKAVHYLKVEQLFCLGLKSRVECHKILEMCDWNLELASTQLLDSYGSVKQRR; via the exons AAGCTGGGCAGCAGCATGCAGAGTGAAGAAGGCACCGAGTGGCTCCTGGAGCTGCTGATGGAGGTGCAGCTGCAGCAGTATTTCCTGCGTATCCGCGACGACCTGAACGTCACGCGTCTGTCGCACTTTGACTACGTGAAGAACGAAGACCTGGAGAAGATCGGCATGGGCCGGCCCG gacagagacggctgtgggaggcggtgAAGAGGAAAAAAGCGATGTGCAAGCGCAAGTCTTGGATGAGTAAG GTTTTCAGTGCGAAGAGGCCAGACGGAGATTTCCAGCCGCAGGCCACCAGCACTTTCCGGAAGCTTTCGAGCACTCCTCCGCCTGCAGACGGCCAGCAGCAGGCCCTCACCTGTCTGATCAGCGAGAAGGAGCTGGTGCTGTGCGAGAAGCTCGGAGACGGATCATTCGGCGTGGTGAAGCGTGGAGAGTGGGTCACCCCAGGGGGTAAAGTG TTAAACGTAGCGGTGAAGTGTCTAAAGACGGACGTCCTGAACCAACCGGATGCTCTGGACGACTTCATTCGTGAGGTCAACGCCATGCACTCCCTCGACCACCAGAACCTCATCCGTCTCTACGGAGTCGTCCTCACACACCCCATGAAGATG GTGACGGAGCTGGCTCCTCTCTGCTCTTTGCTGGACCGCTTGCGTAAGACCCAGGGCCACTTCCTCATCTCCACGCTGTGCCAGTACGCCATCCAGATAGCTAACGGCATGGCCTACCTGGAGACCAGGCGCTTCATCCACCGCGACCTAGCTGCGCGGAACATCCTGCTGGCCTCGAACGAGCTCGTCAAGATCGGAGACTTCGGCCTGATGAGGGCGCTGCCCAACAACGACGATCATTACGTCATGCAGGAGCATCGCAAGGTCCCTTTTGcctg GTGCGCCCCAGAGAGCTTAAAGACGCGCACGTTTTCCCATGCAACGGACACGTGGATGTTCGGGGTAACCCTGTGGGAGATGTGCACCTACGGTCAGGAGCCGTGGCTCGGTCTCAACGGCAGCCAG atCCTCCATAAGATCGACAAAGAGGGTGAAAGGCTGTCCAAGCCTGGGGACTGTCCCCAGGACATCTATAACGTCATGCTGCAGTGCTGGGCGCCGAAACCCGACGACCGGCCCACATTCGTGGCTCTCAGAGAGTTCCTGGTGGAGACCCTGCCGACCGAGATGCGGGCGCTGCAGGACTTCGACGAGCCCGACAAGCTGCACATCCAGATCGACGACGTCATCACCATCATCGAGGGCAG GGCGGAGAATTATTGGTGGCGAGGGCAGAACAAGCGCACGCTGAAGGTGGGTCAGTTCCCCAGGAACGCCGTCACCTCCGTAGCCGGATTGTCGGCTCATGACATCAGCAGGCCACTTAAGAACAGCTTCATCCACACGGGACACGGCGACTCCAACCCACACCGCTGCTGGGGCTTCCCGGATCGGATAGACGA TCTGTATCTGGGGAACCCCATGGACCCTCCGGATGTCCTCGGACTCGATCTGAACGCTCCCAGGCCCACGCAGCTTCCCGGGCGAGCCAAAA AGGATCCGCCCCCTCGACCCCCTCAACCTGCTTTGCTCATAAAGA AGCCGAACTACGACCCAGTCACAGATGATGAAGATCTAACGTCTTCAGGCCTGAGGCGCCTTTCATTAAAAAAGCCCAACACAAAGTGTCTGAAACTGAAGCCATCAGCTTGGGTTCCAGCCACCAAGCTGAACGATCGGTCCATTTATGGCCACCGAACCCCAGGAGGTGGTACGCCCACTGAGGTTTCTCTTATAGACTTTGGAGAGGAAATGTTTTCTACTACCCCCTCTCCTGTTATGGGGTCTCAGGTCCTTAATCTTGCCAGACTGGCCCTGGAGGCAGAAAACATCTTGGACTGTACCCCACCCCAGAGTCCATCCCGGACTCTGCCTCGCCCGCTTCACCCCACTCCGGTGGTAGACTGGGACTCGAgacctcttcctcctcctccagcaTATGACGACGTAGCACAGGACGAAGACGACATCGAGGTAAGCTCGATCAACAGTGCAGAGATGAGAGTTCCCAATGAACCCGGCTCTCCGTGTGCCCCCAGCACTCCCGCTAGTAGAGTAGAGGATGATCTCTTCCTCCCCAGCAACCAGAGCCGGTCTCGCACCTTCTCGCAGTCAGCTGAGATCTTTCAGGAGCTTCAGCAGGAATGCATGAGGCGTCTGAATGTCCCTGTAGGCTCAGTAAGTCCCGATCCCTATCGCCAGATCTTTCTGTCCGCCTGTGAGGACAAGCCCCAGGTCCCCCCTCGAATCCCGATCCCACCCCGACCTCCAAAAGGCGACTGTTCCCGCTGGTCACGTGACCTGTCCCCGGCTTCCTGCTGTGAGGATGAAAAGGAGCGTCCGCCACAGATTCCTCCAAGGGATCCTCTGTCTCAGTCGCTCTCTCGCACGCCTAGCCCCATGAACCGTACCGCACACTACCTCTCAACCTCGCCAGGCAAGCTGATGCCCACCACACAGAGCTTTGGCTCAGACCCCAAATACGCTGCACCCAAAGTTATCCAGGCTCaaggcaaagacaaagaagctgCCAAAGGACCCTGCATACTGCCGATTGTCCGAGACGGCAAGAAAGTCAGCAACACGCACTACTACCTGCTGCCTGAGAGGCCCACATACTTAGACCGCTTTGACAAGTTCTTCAAGGAAGCAGAAGAGGACGAGAGGAGGCCGGTTAACACGGCTACAGTCCGACCCATGGTGCAACAGCAGGGGGAGACAAAATCAAACTTGTCCTGCAATAATAACAGCAGCGTACCAGCCAGAGCAGCAGGCATCAGGAACTCCTTAAGTCTGAACAAAGTCAGTACCGAAGGGTCGGGTTGCAGGGCGGAAGGAGCGACAAATCCTGACAGAGTCAAACAG GTGCAGGAAGCGGTGCATGGTGTGACGATGGAGGAGTGTCAGAAGGCTCTGCAGAACCACAGCTGGAACGTGCAGAAAGCTGTGCATTATCTGAAG GTGGAGCAGCTCTTCTGTCTGGGTCTGAAGTCCAGAGTGGAGTGTCACAAGATCCTGGAGATGTGTGACTGGAACCTGGAGCTGGCCAGCACTCAGCTTTTAGACTCTTACGGCTCAGTCAAACAGAG gcGATGA
- the tnk2b gene encoding tyrosine kinase, non-receptor, 2b isoform X3: MRRFAKLKKTFPFLAHFHVYKKLGSSMQSEEGTEWLLELLMEVQLQQYFLRIRDDLNVTRLSHFDYVKNEDLEKIGMGRPGQRRLWEAVKRKKAMCKRKSWMSKVFSAKRPDGDFQPQATSTFRKLSSTPPPADGQQQALTCLISEKELVLCEKLGDGSFGVVKRGEWVTPGGKVLNVAVKCLKTDVLNQPDALDDFIREVNAMHSLDHQNLIRLYGVVLTHPMKMVTELAPLCSLLDRLRKTQGHFLISTLCQYAIQIANGMAYLETRRFIHRDLAARNILLASNELVKIGDFGLMRALPNNDDHYVMQEHRKVPFAWCAPESLKTRTFSHATDTWMFGVTLWEMCTYGQEPWLGLNGSQILHKIDKEGERLSKPGDCPQDIYNVMLQCWAPKPDDRPTFVALREFLVETLPTEMRALQDFDEPDKLHIQIDDVITIIEGRAENYWWRGQNKRTLKVGQFPRNAVTSVAGLSAHDISRPLKNSFIHTGHGDSNPHRCWGFPDRIDDLYLGNPMDPPDVLGLDLNAPRPTQLPGRAKKPNYDPVTDDEDLTSSGLRRLSLKKPNTKCLKLKPSAWVPATKLNDRSIYGHRTPGGGTPTEVSLIDFGEEMFSTTPSPVMGSQVLNLARLALEAENILDCTPPQSPSRTLPRPLHPTPVVDWDSRPLPPPPAYDDVAQDEDDIEVSSINSAEMRVPNEPGSPCAPSTPASRVEDDLFLPSNQSRSRTFSQSAEIFQELQQECMRRLNVPVGSVSPDPYRQIFLSACEDKPQVPPRIPIPPRPPKGDCSRWSRDLSPASCCEDEKERPPQIPPRDPLSQSLSRTPSPMNRTAHYLSTSPGKLMPTTQSFGSDPKYAAPKVIQAQGKDKEAAKGPCILPIVRDGKKVSNTHYYLLPERPTYLDRFDKFFKEAEEDERRPVNTATVRPMVQQQGETKSNLSCNNNSSVPARAAGIRNSLSLNKVSTEGSGCRAEGATNPDRVKQVQEAVHGVTMEECQKALQNHSWNVQKAVHYLKVEQLFCLGLKSRVECHKILEMCDWNLELASTQLLDSYGSVKQRR, encoded by the exons AAGCTGGGCAGCAGCATGCAGAGTGAAGAAGGCACCGAGTGGCTCCTGGAGCTGCTGATGGAGGTGCAGCTGCAGCAGTATTTCCTGCGTATCCGCGACGACCTGAACGTCACGCGTCTGTCGCACTTTGACTACGTGAAGAACGAAGACCTGGAGAAGATCGGCATGGGCCGGCCCG gacagagacggctgtgggaggcggtgAAGAGGAAAAAAGCGATGTGCAAGCGCAAGTCTTGGATGAGTAAG GTTTTCAGTGCGAAGAGGCCAGACGGAGATTTCCAGCCGCAGGCCACCAGCACTTTCCGGAAGCTTTCGAGCACTCCTCCGCCTGCAGACGGCCAGCAGCAGGCCCTCACCTGTCTGATCAGCGAGAAGGAGCTGGTGCTGTGCGAGAAGCTCGGAGACGGATCATTCGGCGTGGTGAAGCGTGGAGAGTGGGTCACCCCAGGGGGTAAAGTG TTAAACGTAGCGGTGAAGTGTCTAAAGACGGACGTCCTGAACCAACCGGATGCTCTGGACGACTTCATTCGTGAGGTCAACGCCATGCACTCCCTCGACCACCAGAACCTCATCCGTCTCTACGGAGTCGTCCTCACACACCCCATGAAGATG GTGACGGAGCTGGCTCCTCTCTGCTCTTTGCTGGACCGCTTGCGTAAGACCCAGGGCCACTTCCTCATCTCCACGCTGTGCCAGTACGCCATCCAGATAGCTAACGGCATGGCCTACCTGGAGACCAGGCGCTTCATCCACCGCGACCTAGCTGCGCGGAACATCCTGCTGGCCTCGAACGAGCTCGTCAAGATCGGAGACTTCGGCCTGATGAGGGCGCTGCCCAACAACGACGATCATTACGTCATGCAGGAGCATCGCAAGGTCCCTTTTGcctg GTGCGCCCCAGAGAGCTTAAAGACGCGCACGTTTTCCCATGCAACGGACACGTGGATGTTCGGGGTAACCCTGTGGGAGATGTGCACCTACGGTCAGGAGCCGTGGCTCGGTCTCAACGGCAGCCAG atCCTCCATAAGATCGACAAAGAGGGTGAAAGGCTGTCCAAGCCTGGGGACTGTCCCCAGGACATCTATAACGTCATGCTGCAGTGCTGGGCGCCGAAACCCGACGACCGGCCCACATTCGTGGCTCTCAGAGAGTTCCTGGTGGAGACCCTGCCGACCGAGATGCGGGCGCTGCAGGACTTCGACGAGCCCGACAAGCTGCACATCCAGATCGACGACGTCATCACCATCATCGAGGGCAG GGCGGAGAATTATTGGTGGCGAGGGCAGAACAAGCGCACGCTGAAGGTGGGTCAGTTCCCCAGGAACGCCGTCACCTCCGTAGCCGGATTGTCGGCTCATGACATCAGCAGGCCACTTAAGAACAGCTTCATCCACACGGGACACGGCGACTCCAACCCACACCGCTGCTGGGGCTTCCCGGATCGGATAGACGA TCTGTATCTGGGGAACCCCATGGACCCTCCGGATGTCCTCGGACTCGATCTGAACGCTCCCAGGCCCACGCAGCTTCCCGGGCGAGCCAAAA AGCCGAACTACGACCCAGTCACAGATGATGAAGATCTAACGTCTTCAGGCCTGAGGCGCCTTTCATTAAAAAAGCCCAACACAAAGTGTCTGAAACTGAAGCCATCAGCTTGGGTTCCAGCCACCAAGCTGAACGATCGGTCCATTTATGGCCACCGAACCCCAGGAGGTGGTACGCCCACTGAGGTTTCTCTTATAGACTTTGGAGAGGAAATGTTTTCTACTACCCCCTCTCCTGTTATGGGGTCTCAGGTCCTTAATCTTGCCAGACTGGCCCTGGAGGCAGAAAACATCTTGGACTGTACCCCACCCCAGAGTCCATCCCGGACTCTGCCTCGCCCGCTTCACCCCACTCCGGTGGTAGACTGGGACTCGAgacctcttcctcctcctccagcaTATGACGACGTAGCACAGGACGAAGACGACATCGAGGTAAGCTCGATCAACAGTGCAGAGATGAGAGTTCCCAATGAACCCGGCTCTCCGTGTGCCCCCAGCACTCCCGCTAGTAGAGTAGAGGATGATCTCTTCCTCCCCAGCAACCAGAGCCGGTCTCGCACCTTCTCGCAGTCAGCTGAGATCTTTCAGGAGCTTCAGCAGGAATGCATGAGGCGTCTGAATGTCCCTGTAGGCTCAGTAAGTCCCGATCCCTATCGCCAGATCTTTCTGTCCGCCTGTGAGGACAAGCCCCAGGTCCCCCCTCGAATCCCGATCCCACCCCGACCTCCAAAAGGCGACTGTTCCCGCTGGTCACGTGACCTGTCCCCGGCTTCCTGCTGTGAGGATGAAAAGGAGCGTCCGCCACAGATTCCTCCAAGGGATCCTCTGTCTCAGTCGCTCTCTCGCACGCCTAGCCCCATGAACCGTACCGCACACTACCTCTCAACCTCGCCAGGCAAGCTGATGCCCACCACACAGAGCTTTGGCTCAGACCCCAAATACGCTGCACCCAAAGTTATCCAGGCTCaaggcaaagacaaagaagctgCCAAAGGACCCTGCATACTGCCGATTGTCCGAGACGGCAAGAAAGTCAGCAACACGCACTACTACCTGCTGCCTGAGAGGCCCACATACTTAGACCGCTTTGACAAGTTCTTCAAGGAAGCAGAAGAGGACGAGAGGAGGCCGGTTAACACGGCTACAGTCCGACCCATGGTGCAACAGCAGGGGGAGACAAAATCAAACTTGTCCTGCAATAATAACAGCAGCGTACCAGCCAGAGCAGCAGGCATCAGGAACTCCTTAAGTCTGAACAAAGTCAGTACCGAAGGGTCGGGTTGCAGGGCGGAAGGAGCGACAAATCCTGACAGAGTCAAACAG GTGCAGGAAGCGGTGCATGGTGTGACGATGGAGGAGTGTCAGAAGGCTCTGCAGAACCACAGCTGGAACGTGCAGAAAGCTGTGCATTATCTGAAG GTGGAGCAGCTCTTCTGTCTGGGTCTGAAGTCCAGAGTGGAGTGTCACAAGATCCTGGAGATGTGTGACTGGAACCTGGAGCTGGCCAGCACTCAGCTTTTAGACTCTTACGGCTCAGTCAAACAGAG gcGATGA
- the tnk2b gene encoding tyrosine kinase, non-receptor, 2b isoform X4: MQSEEGTEWLLELLMEVQLQQYFLRIRDDLNVTRLSHFDYVKNEDLEKIGMGRPGQRRLWEAVKRKKAMCKRKSWMSKVFSAKRPDGDFQPQATSTFRKLSSTPPPADGQQQALTCLISEKELVLCEKLGDGSFGVVKRGEWVTPGGKVLNVAVKCLKTDVLNQPDALDDFIREVNAMHSLDHQNLIRLYGVVLTHPMKMVTELAPLCSLLDRLRKTQGHFLISTLCQYAIQIANGMAYLETRRFIHRDLAARNILLASNELVKIGDFGLMRALPNNDDHYVMQEHRKVPFAWCAPESLKTRTFSHATDTWMFGVTLWEMCTYGQEPWLGLNGSQILHKIDKEGERLSKPGDCPQDIYNVMLQCWAPKPDDRPTFVALREFLVETLPTEMRALQDFDEPDKLHIQIDDVITIIEGRAENYWWRGQNKRTLKVGQFPRNAVTSVAGLSAHDISRPLKNSFIHTGHGDSNPHRCWGFPDRIDDLYLGNPMDPPDVLGLDLNAPRPTQLPGRAKKDPPPRPPQPALLIKKPNYDPVTDDEDLTSSGLRRLSLKKPNTKCLKLKPSAWVPATKLNDRSIYGHRTPGGGTPTEVSLIDFGEEMFSTTPSPVMGSQVLNLARLALEAENILDCTPPQSPSRTLPRPLHPTPVVDWDSRPLPPPPAYDDVAQDEDDIEVSSINSAEMRVPNEPGSPCAPSTPASRVEDDLFLPSNQSRSRTFSQSAEIFQELQQECMRRLNVPVGSVSPDPYRQIFLSACEDKPQVPPRIPIPPRPPKGDCSRWSRDLSPASCCEDEKERPPQIPPRDPLSQSLSRTPSPMNRTAHYLSTSPGKLMPTTQSFGSDPKYAAPKVIQAQGKDKEAAKGPCILPIVRDGKKVSNTHYYLLPERPTYLDRFDKFFKEAEEDERRPVNTATVRPMVQQQGETKSNLSCNNNSSVPARAAGIRNSLSLNKVSTEGSGCRAEGATNPDRVKQVQEAVHGVTMEECQKALQNHSWNVQKAVHYLKVEQLFCLGLKSRVECHKILEMCDWNLELASTQLLDSYGSVKQRR, translated from the exons ATGCAGAGTGAAGAAGGCACCGAGTGGCTCCTGGAGCTGCTGATGGAGGTGCAGCTGCAGCAGTATTTCCTGCGTATCCGCGACGACCTGAACGTCACGCGTCTGTCGCACTTTGACTACGTGAAGAACGAAGACCTGGAGAAGATCGGCATGGGCCGGCCCG gacagagacggctgtgggaggcggtgAAGAGGAAAAAAGCGATGTGCAAGCGCAAGTCTTGGATGAGTAAG GTTTTCAGTGCGAAGAGGCCAGACGGAGATTTCCAGCCGCAGGCCACCAGCACTTTCCGGAAGCTTTCGAGCACTCCTCCGCCTGCAGACGGCCAGCAGCAGGCCCTCACCTGTCTGATCAGCGAGAAGGAGCTGGTGCTGTGCGAGAAGCTCGGAGACGGATCATTCGGCGTGGTGAAGCGTGGAGAGTGGGTCACCCCAGGGGGTAAAGTG TTAAACGTAGCGGTGAAGTGTCTAAAGACGGACGTCCTGAACCAACCGGATGCTCTGGACGACTTCATTCGTGAGGTCAACGCCATGCACTCCCTCGACCACCAGAACCTCATCCGTCTCTACGGAGTCGTCCTCACACACCCCATGAAGATG GTGACGGAGCTGGCTCCTCTCTGCTCTTTGCTGGACCGCTTGCGTAAGACCCAGGGCCACTTCCTCATCTCCACGCTGTGCCAGTACGCCATCCAGATAGCTAACGGCATGGCCTACCTGGAGACCAGGCGCTTCATCCACCGCGACCTAGCTGCGCGGAACATCCTGCTGGCCTCGAACGAGCTCGTCAAGATCGGAGACTTCGGCCTGATGAGGGCGCTGCCCAACAACGACGATCATTACGTCATGCAGGAGCATCGCAAGGTCCCTTTTGcctg GTGCGCCCCAGAGAGCTTAAAGACGCGCACGTTTTCCCATGCAACGGACACGTGGATGTTCGGGGTAACCCTGTGGGAGATGTGCACCTACGGTCAGGAGCCGTGGCTCGGTCTCAACGGCAGCCAG atCCTCCATAAGATCGACAAAGAGGGTGAAAGGCTGTCCAAGCCTGGGGACTGTCCCCAGGACATCTATAACGTCATGCTGCAGTGCTGGGCGCCGAAACCCGACGACCGGCCCACATTCGTGGCTCTCAGAGAGTTCCTGGTGGAGACCCTGCCGACCGAGATGCGGGCGCTGCAGGACTTCGACGAGCCCGACAAGCTGCACATCCAGATCGACGACGTCATCACCATCATCGAGGGCAG GGCGGAGAATTATTGGTGGCGAGGGCAGAACAAGCGCACGCTGAAGGTGGGTCAGTTCCCCAGGAACGCCGTCACCTCCGTAGCCGGATTGTCGGCTCATGACATCAGCAGGCCACTTAAGAACAGCTTCATCCACACGGGACACGGCGACTCCAACCCACACCGCTGCTGGGGCTTCCCGGATCGGATAGACGA TCTGTATCTGGGGAACCCCATGGACCCTCCGGATGTCCTCGGACTCGATCTGAACGCTCCCAGGCCCACGCAGCTTCCCGGGCGAGCCAAAA AGGATCCGCCCCCTCGACCCCCTCAACCTGCTTTGCTCATAAAGA AGCCGAACTACGACCCAGTCACAGATGATGAAGATCTAACGTCTTCAGGCCTGAGGCGCCTTTCATTAAAAAAGCCCAACACAAAGTGTCTGAAACTGAAGCCATCAGCTTGGGTTCCAGCCACCAAGCTGAACGATCGGTCCATTTATGGCCACCGAACCCCAGGAGGTGGTACGCCCACTGAGGTTTCTCTTATAGACTTTGGAGAGGAAATGTTTTCTACTACCCCCTCTCCTGTTATGGGGTCTCAGGTCCTTAATCTTGCCAGACTGGCCCTGGAGGCAGAAAACATCTTGGACTGTACCCCACCCCAGAGTCCATCCCGGACTCTGCCTCGCCCGCTTCACCCCACTCCGGTGGTAGACTGGGACTCGAgacctcttcctcctcctccagcaTATGACGACGTAGCACAGGACGAAGACGACATCGAGGTAAGCTCGATCAACAGTGCAGAGATGAGAGTTCCCAATGAACCCGGCTCTCCGTGTGCCCCCAGCACTCCCGCTAGTAGAGTAGAGGATGATCTCTTCCTCCCCAGCAACCAGAGCCGGTCTCGCACCTTCTCGCAGTCAGCTGAGATCTTTCAGGAGCTTCAGCAGGAATGCATGAGGCGTCTGAATGTCCCTGTAGGCTCAGTAAGTCCCGATCCCTATCGCCAGATCTTTCTGTCCGCCTGTGAGGACAAGCCCCAGGTCCCCCCTCGAATCCCGATCCCACCCCGACCTCCAAAAGGCGACTGTTCCCGCTGGTCACGTGACCTGTCCCCGGCTTCCTGCTGTGAGGATGAAAAGGAGCGTCCGCCACAGATTCCTCCAAGGGATCCTCTGTCTCAGTCGCTCTCTCGCACGCCTAGCCCCATGAACCGTACCGCACACTACCTCTCAACCTCGCCAGGCAAGCTGATGCCCACCACACAGAGCTTTGGCTCAGACCCCAAATACGCTGCACCCAAAGTTATCCAGGCTCaaggcaaagacaaagaagctgCCAAAGGACCCTGCATACTGCCGATTGTCCGAGACGGCAAGAAAGTCAGCAACACGCACTACTACCTGCTGCCTGAGAGGCCCACATACTTAGACCGCTTTGACAAGTTCTTCAAGGAAGCAGAAGAGGACGAGAGGAGGCCGGTTAACACGGCTACAGTCCGACCCATGGTGCAACAGCAGGGGGAGACAAAATCAAACTTGTCCTGCAATAATAACAGCAGCGTACCAGCCAGAGCAGCAGGCATCAGGAACTCCTTAAGTCTGAACAAAGTCAGTACCGAAGGGTCGGGTTGCAGGGCGGAAGGAGCGACAAATCCTGACAGAGTCAAACAG GTGCAGGAAGCGGTGCATGGTGTGACGATGGAGGAGTGTCAGAAGGCTCTGCAGAACCACAGCTGGAACGTGCAGAAAGCTGTGCATTATCTGAAG GTGGAGCAGCTCTTCTGTCTGGGTCTGAAGTCCAGAGTGGAGTGTCACAAGATCCTGGAGATGTGTGACTGGAACCTGGAGCTGGCCAGCACTCAGCTTTTAGACTCTTACGGCTCAGTCAAACAGAG gcGATGA